A region of the Megalops cyprinoides isolate fMegCyp1 chromosome 21, fMegCyp1.pri, whole genome shotgun sequence genome:
TATTCCAACCTGACAGGCAGCCAAAAGCTGGACATACGAGACCAGCGCAGAACCAGCAGTATGAAATTGATACACAATATGAAGAAATCGATACGCAAGCCCCGTGGTTTggatttaaatattaatgtatgcaGATGATATAGGAAACAttgttcagatttgtttggACCGGAAGGAGCCACATGATCTTGtcatttaaacaatttaagCCACCTCTCAATCAACTTTCATGTATTCGACAGTGAAATACCTCGATGATtatgcagttatttatttagacCAAGGACCTTTTCTCGCAagttaaagaaaaacaacccgAAGAACATTAGcgaaacatttttgttgttatttggGTGCGTTTGCAATGCAAGAAGCTTGTGTAACACGTGGTCAGAACGTATCACTACCACACGTAGGTAGTTATTATTGCTTTAAAGCCCTCTTTTCTTGAGCACATGCGATTTTTAGAGGAAGTTCCGTCTTCAAGGATCCAGACGACGAATTGGAGTTGAATTCACCCATGCCTCGCCTTCCAATTGGTTTCCCAAAGAGTCACACATTTCGTTGCGAGGAGCAGAAAAAGCAGCTGCCACTGTTTTTGTTGCTAGCCATCTAGCTATTTACGTTGGGAACTTGCCCCCGGTGGTATTCGTGTCATCCTCGGTCAAACGGGAGTAATTTCAGAAAGTGGAATGTAGTGTTTTCACGTCGAGCCAGATATGTTTTTGTCCAGAAGGgtgaaggaagaaaaacaactgaCACCTAAATATTCCTATGCGTTGGTaagtgtgtgttgtggtggtgATCGACCGATATGTAGTTTGATATAACGTGGTTTGTGCCGCTCGACAAAAACCACCTGGCATGGGTTGAGTTCAGTAGTTTGCGCCGGTGTATTCCTGCTAGTTGCAGTTTTGTTTGGAGCTATTCGGTATCTAGCAAACCCAGCAAAATTTCCAGCATGGTTATTTGAAGTTGTTTGGCAGATTTGTTCCACAGAAAGTTAGCAACTACTGGCTTACGTTACTGTGTGAAAGTTGGCAGCGCCATCAGCCCAGTCAACAACCACTATAAACAAGCGGGGCGCCGAACAAGTGCATCTCTGCGTTGGGCTGATATGGAAATGCAAAGTCATGTCGGGCATATTtcatcataaaataatttagtAATCAAGCCAACTCGCGCTGTGCGGTAGGGCTGCGTAGTTCTGTAGTGAGGACGAGCAAACTCTACTGTTCTGGGCGCTTTTGATTAGGAATGTTGCTGTGGCGTGGTTTGCGTGTATATCGTGCAGTTTATGCCTGTGGTCAGACATCTAGTGACAGTAGGAACTCGAGCATATATGATCATTATGCTTGTAATATTTTGCGGGATTGCGTTCCGGCGTGTTGCTCGCTTCTTATCAATGGAGGGCATTGCATATACCTACGGGCAGTTGTTGACCGGTCTGGGTGGTTTGTGCGTTTTTCCCCTCAGGGAGACCAAGGAGACTCAAAGTACATGGCTAGTTAGCAAGTAGTTACAGAACGTTTTTTCTGTATCCTTTGGCAAAAGTAGCTCTTTTTCGCTCCTTGTTCCTAGCTTTAGTGTTGTCTTTAGAATAATTAACATGTAACAGTTAACTACTGTACCGAGTGCATACTCTGAACAACATGATGCACTCAAATCGCATGAACACAGAAGTTGAGTACCAAACAAACGAGGCTGAAAGTGTCGAGTGGGGTCAGTTCAGTTAACCAAGGTTCGCACGTTGGAATGAAGTACAGTGTAAAAAGAAGTGGTATTCTTCTAGTTTGACGGACATCTGAAGTCTCTCTCTACTAACAAAGAAGCTGGAATACTAAGCTTCTACTAAACTTGGACATCAGTTGGTGTAGAAGTTCAAAATTCCACTGCAATTCTTTAATAATTTTTGAGCTGCGGTTCATTTATTGTAGTAAATTTTCTTGACATCTAGATACTTAGTCTTTGATTTACACGTGATGCAATTTATGTCTTACTGAAGGTCTTTGTGTGCCTTTGTCTCCAGTGCAGCTGGAATAAGCATGAACATGTATGATATTTAGAGCAAGAGTTCttgcactgtatgtttttttctttcagtaacTCTACTCAAGGTAGCTCATTAATGAGTTTCACAAGATGAACAACATGGTATCCATGTTGGTATCCATTAGGTCTTTGTTTTCACCCTTGGGTGGAGTGTACACCAGTGATTGTGCAGTGCTGTAGATCACATGGTAGTGTATGAaggtgtgtgtatttcttttaaactgCACTTATTTGTCTTCAAGGGAGGTTTTGTAATACTATTTGTGAAACTAAGAAAGTCCTGTTAAATTCAGCAGCTTTGTTTCCATCAGCATATTGTGGTGACTGACAGGTTGTCCTACTGTTTTAAAGTTGGGCATCACAACCTGATAGGTGTGAGGTGATGCTGGATCATTTAAACAAGGGCCCAGAGTGGTTTCCATTGGCAGTCTGCTCTGTATGTTTCAGAAGGTCACAGTGAAAGAGTGcttttatgatttttgccacAGGTATAGGCCTCTggtttttgtatttaaaatcatttaGTATTATTGTTAGATAAATGCTAAGTACTAAATTTTTGAGTGCTGAGGAGAGCTCCTGTTCTTATGCACGGTGCTAAGGACAGCTCCTGTTCTTccccatttaaaaaatgcttaaGGGTGCTGCTCACAGTATAGATCATGCAGCTCAAAAAATCTTGAAATATATTGCTTCATTAGAAGATTATTaaccaaaatacattttagttaGTCACATGTAAGTTGTGTGCACATCTGTACAGGTTAACATGGTTTTAAAACAGAGGGAATGTTTGGACTTATAGCAAGGCTATACTGTGTAGTATTTTgatgtgtttaattttaataagCTTGttttgtcagaaacacaaagtGGTGTGATCTAAGTCATAGCCTACCACTGGTTTACTGTTACATTGTATTTATCATCTGTTTTGGATACATTTGTAAACATTCTCAATATTATCAAGGCCTTTGTTTTCTACTGAGCAGGTCCATGCATTCCTCTCCTGAACTCTCAGGAGCAGAAAACAGAATTTCAACTTACTGAAACATTGAGGGAAAAGTCAATTGTGAAATCTCGTCAAGGAACAAATCCAATTTAACCAGAGGTTGCACACGGTGTTGCCAACTTGGCAGCTTTGTCACTAAATCTGGTGACATTTTGAAGCCCATCAGCACCTTTTTTAAGAAAGCACATTGCAATAAATCACAATATCACCCTAGGCAACTTCTCAGTGTGCCTGTTCTAGGAGGCAAATTTAGAGGCATAAAGCTGTTTGGGACATATTGGACATGATCAGGCCccataaaaattattttacaattgATTTAGAACTTGCCAGATGACAGTTTGACAGTTTATCGAagttttgaacatttaaatggaatgaaaaaccAGAAGAACTTTTCTTGAATCTTTTTGAGATTTAGAGTCTTCTAAATTACCAACATCAGTAACCAGGTGAGAGAGCTGGTTTTGGGTTGATTTCTCTGCTGAACTCATACTTGCAATAAAATACCATATGCTATAGACACAACAGGCTAGtcaaaaaggaagaaatatTAGGAGGCATTATTGACCCCTTTAGTGCCTATTGCAGTACAACTTTAGAAGGTGTCTATCAGGCAGGTTTATCTGTGAAACATTGTATCAGTCAGGACTTATGATCCACTGGAGTACGggatttgctgtctgctgagGAAAGGTGATGAGGAGTGAGAAGCCAGAAGCCTTTTTATGGCATTCACCTCATCCCTTGTGCCCCTCCCATCACctccctgtgttctgtgtcattgCTGCTGGGCTCGGTCAGTCGCAGaattcctctccttcctgtctccGAACCAGGTAGTGTCAGTGGCTGAGTATCGGCGGCGGGTCAATGCGCTAAACAGCGAGGACCTGCGCTCTCTCTGCAGACGTCTCCAGGTGCCCAGCCCCAGATACCAGACCCTGCCACCCAAAGGCTGCCGTTagtcccctcccccttccctttcAGTAGTGCTCTAGTGCCCCCTTCCTAAGGTAGTGCCTCGCCAACATGGCTGCTGCTGTGTCATTGCTGCTGATGTGTCCCGCATCAGTAACGTTCAGAAGGAATGACCTCACCCTCGAAAAAATTAAAGTTACTGCGGAAAATTCCATTGTTTCCTTAAGGGCCCGTGGAGGTGCAGTGTTCGGGAACAGCTCTAATGCGTTAGCAGTGTTGTGGTAGCACCTCTAGCACTGGTCCCTAATCCCTATTTATGATTAGTTTCCATTTTGGTCCAGGGCTGATGAGACCGgatgatatttaaaatgtgcaacataagtccgccccaccccccccaagcAATCTTAATTTGCTTTGTTCTGAGCAAATGTGGAATTTTCTGTCCATCCCCCTTCATGATGCCTTTTAGCCTGTGCTCCTGTCGCtgcgccccctggtggtagGGATGAGTGCTGCTCTCTCATGGGCATCATTGTGGAGGGAGAGCTGTAAGGGGCGGATTGTTTGCCTTTGCCGTAGGATCGTTAACTGAAGACAATGCAGGTAATTCAACAAGGACAGCGTAACTGGAGAGTCCATTCATCGCGCACAGAGCACCGCTGTGCGGCCCTGGCTTTTTGACTGGAGAAAATGAACTCTTCAGAATCCTGCTCAGAGCAACACATAGATTAAATCAGACAGTTAAATTGATGTTTTTGATCTGTCCTGTCTTCAGTCAACACTCGCTGCTTGCCGTGCTCAAAACCAGAAACCCCCCAAAGGGCCTTGGTAGCTTCAAagtaatacagtacaatactcAACAGCATGGAAATGATGCAAACATCCAAGTGTAAGAGCTGAAATGTCGGCCTGGTAAAATTATGCCAAAATTTATAATAAGTGTGCTCAATCTTGCCTATTGATGGACAGATGTAAGTGTAGTTTCCAAATGCCTCATTTGTGGCTGGACTGCTTCTAGGTTTGGGCATATGTATTTACATAAGGTACATCTTGGatatttgcctttgtttgcaGTGCCATCTGTCCCCCCCCGATTTCTCTCTAAAGTAACTCCTCCTGTACTAATGTGTAGCTCTGTgatctctctcctgctctcaccAGCTGATGGAAAGAGCCAAAATCAGTACTGTATCACAGATACCCTTGTTGGATCGGCCAAAAATGGCACACTCGCCTTTGTGTGGGTCAGGAGGTGGTGTCACAGATCCCTTACACTTACATCAACGGCAATTCTTAAATGATGTAGTCATCGGCACATTTACAAGAACTGGCAAGCCAGTACTGCATTTTGAGCTCTAATCCCATTGCGCAGAGAGCAATGTGTGAacccaccccacctccacctcctcattATCTCCCAAATCCTCCTCCTTATGGATGTCATCCTCTTGATAGATCACCACAAAGGAAGACCTCAACTCCAACCATGGCCCCTCCATCCAGACAGAGCTGGAACCGGAGACGTTCCGACCGAACCTCAGCGAACCCAGCGACCTCCTGCAGGCGGATCAGATAGAGAAGGTAAGCGGCCGGGGTGTGCACCCGTTGGGGCCGCTTGCCTTTGTCAGCGCTCGTACGAGGGGAGGCCGCTGGGAATTCTCCCAGCAGGCTTCACAGAGCAGGCATTGACGCAAGAGAGCCGGCAGGGACCCGCGGAAGCCTTTCGATTCCTCTTGAATACCGTGGCTTTTAGAAGCGTTTTGTGAAGAGGATCTGTGTATACGTGCTGGTAATGAAAACGCACCGTATCTCTGACCGGGCTCCTGTTTCACTGCAAAATGCCATCAGTCATCTTCTGGTGTTTGCAGAGATGTTCAAAGCACACTAACTGTTCTGTTTCACTTTTAGACTGTCTCGCTTTGTTCCTCCCGTTACTcatttttcaatcatttaaGTGTACCTCATGATGAAACgggagtttattttttcaacctGTGTCAGTCGTACTATCTAGGTCATCCTCAGGGATATTGAGCAGCGCTGTAAAAATGTGGTAGCGCATATAAAATGAGTCACTGGTTATTATGAAACGTGCTGCTTctgcatacattttttctgcGCTCAACATGGAAATCAGTGCTAGCTATTCTGCAGTATACTGCACATTATCTAGCGCATTGAAGTGTAAGTATGGAGACTGGGGGCTCAGAATGCCTCGTGTCAGTCCATTGGAAGATCAGTGTTTGAACAGTTATAACACATGATGGCACAATGCActtttctttcagctgtgtgGCATTTCTTAATATATCGTGTTCACATGTTCCGTAAAAGGATTTGTGAGAAATCCAGTGCTCCTGTAATTAGGCCCCTGTTTGATTGCCTACAGTACcactcaaaagtttggacacacctgattaagataatgggaaacatgcattcaaagacattttgaagaaGACGAAGAAAAACCATTCTATGAGTgggtatgtccaaacttttgactgggaCTGCATATATCACTCATGTTTTTCTCCATCTTATTCATTTCCAGCTGGCAAAGAACCTCCCACCCAGAACCATTGGATATCCTTGGAATCTGGCCTTCAGCACGTCCAAGCACGGCATGAGCCTAAAGACGCTGTACCGAACGATGCAGGGCCAGGACACGCCCGTGCTCCTGGTTATCAAAGACAGCGACGGGCAGGTGAGTTTCCGTCACTCGGCCCTTTTATGAACAGCTGCTTTGGCTTTATGTCTCCAGGTTGACTTTGGTTGCGTTTCCACAGGTGTTTGGGGCACTGGCGTCGGAACCCTTCAAAGTCAGCGACGGGTTTTACGGGACCGGAGAGACTTTCCTCTTCACCTTCTGCCCAGACTTTGAGGTACGAAGGCGGGGTATGAGTCAGTAGTGGGCAGTGACAGATGTAATGTGACAGATGTAACTTAACAGATGTAACGGGGAACCTTCCCAGTAATGCTGAGGGGAACAATGGCAGGAGCTGATAGGGTGATAGTGGTATTACAGTGCAGAGTTTACTGACTGTGTGACAAAGATGCACAACTACATATGCATTCACAGACAGTAGCTGCTGGTTAGTGTAGCTGGCTGTGTAAAGAGGAGCACCTTAATGAgggatttacatattttatgtgtagtatcacaatgtgtgttggattctgtgatctagtgactgatgtatggtggACTGATGTATGGCTTCCCTTTTCTAGTAAGGTTGCGGACggtaacttgtggtagggcttgaacagtaTTGTGCTcacactggtctgtgagtgttgttagcctggtctgacactgtttcttattcagcttgaatggatacatttctgttctcttgtgctggaagtcactctggataagagtgtctgctaagtgaatgtaatgtaatgtaaatgtaatggatgAGTTCTGTGGACACATCAGTTCCGTTTACACTTCCTGAGCCTGAGATGTAGAGCTTctacacacagctgttttttttgtggtctTCCATTAATTAACTAAGCATTTGATAATCTAGCAATTAATCAAGAACACCACTCTCATCTTTCTTAACAAAGAAAGTTAAGCTATGAGTGCATTTAACAAATGTGTCTTGTGGGTGCATGGAGAGCCTTATCGTgaaaagatttgttttattagtgcttttttattagttttacTGACGCATTGAAAGATTTCAGTGACTCATGCTTTCAACAAGCTGCCTGGTTAAGTTTATTGGAGCTGGTTTCTAATGTATAAGCCCTCATCTAATAGCGTCTGTAACATACCCTATCATTTCAGGTATTCAAGTGGACAGGCGAcaatatgtttttcattaaagGAGACATGGACTCTTTGGCttttggtggtggggggtgagTATCTCAGTTTGAGTCAGAAATTCTTATAGAAATGGTGATCGAGTGACTGTTGACCTAAAGTTGGCATACTGGCAAGCTAATGGGTTATAAAACCCAAAAGAgtcaaaaaaaatgaaaagcaactTAAAGGTTAGAAATTGCAAGAAAATTTGAAACAGCATATAGAGACTGACTACTTAAGCCACTGCTCTGAAATGGCGGGAAACGTGGTCTTGGAGACTTCAAATGTACTAATCACTTTTTTCTATTTAAGTATCACAAGGGCCAATAGCTTCACAAGCGTAATGCAAGTTTACTGGAATACAAGTTGCTAacttttaagttttaaaattcaatttaagTTTAGTGATTTGAATTTTACTGCAATAATTTACTGCATGAAGCAGTAGATATtttctgttcttattttcaTTAGTACATGTCCTATTTAAACAGCCTGGAGCcgttttacatatttaaatagcaagagctgtttaaaaatatattaaagatTATACGGATACCATGATGCAAATCCAGTTTTTCTCGCTACTGTGGCTGGCCTTAAGggtttatttaatgaaatagtCAAACTGAGCACTGTTATTTCAGATTCAAAAGGATAAACAGTGCTGTATGTAGTCTTCATTGTATTACAGTATAACCTGTCAAGGTCTAGCTCTAACCATGACTTGTTTCATGGCTTTATGAATCTATCATCAGGTAGTGTTGGTACATTCTCTTTTTTAGGGGCGAGTTTGGTCTCTGGCTGGATGGAGATCTTTATCATGGCCGGAGTCACTCATGCAAAACATTCGGCAATCCCATGCTGTCCAAAAAGGAGGACTTCTTTGTGCAGGACATAGAGATCTGGTCATTCGAATAACGCCCTGCGACGGTCGCAAAGACTTCAACTTGGCTCCCAGGAAGCCTGCTATGAAAGCATACTATGACTATGCTGACTGTCTGTTACCACTGCGTCCAATACAGAGCTTCTGTTTGCAAAATGACTGTTTGTCTATTTTATTAACGCTGTGTGTGGCTTGAGTGAGACAGTGTGGAGAGAAGAGACAGTGGGGAATGGTGGAGTTGAAAGGATTTGGACGCCTGGAGTTAAGGACCACGGGAGCATTTACCCTTTACATGTAGCTGGTAACGGTCAGGTTGGGGACGGTTGTACCCCAAAGATCTAAGTTTCAGTAGACGCAGTACATGCCCTCCTGATAACACACTACATACGACTCCAACAGGGTTATGCTAAGGTTGAGCCCTTAACGGTGATCCATAGCACCACACTGTCATTCTGACAGaggacaaatttgaaaaaaggacaaatattGTAAATGGATGCTAAGAGGTTGTATAATACATTAGATCACATCAGTACACTGATAAGGAAGACTTTTTGACATTTCTCTCTGAGGCTAAGTACAAATTGTTGTATTATAGACCTGTTGTTCACCATCAGCACACCATTGTCTCTTAAGCACAATAGCTATAAGCAGAATACCCCTAACCATGCTGTCATGTTCTCTTCActgggtgtatgtgtgagttgAGCTAACACCGGCTAATGCTAAGGTCGGAAGCTCTGTGTAGTCTTTGTGGACAGTAACGTGTTGCAATAGATTTGTTAAGTAATATGCAAAATGCTGTCATGTGATCTCACATAATACCAATGGGTGCTTTGTCCACCTGTTGCCCTGACAACAAGCTTTTCTCCAGGTATATTCGAAAAGCCTGAAATGTGagttaatgttttacattaatacatgacaattatatatttatatatactatatattactatatataattatatatggCTGTTATATGTGTGACAGTGATCTTTTTGTGCTGATATTTCAGCTATTacaaatatgtaatgtatattatCCTGTAAATTGTTAAAATAGATTTGTTCCTATGTATAAATACAGATACATTATGAGCTATGAAGTGTGTATTGGTGGGTTGCTGCTAATAGCACTTTAATCTAGCAAGTATACAATTAGGATGCCAGGGTTCATTTCCATCAGCTATACTCAGGTTGATTGTTGCCAAGTCATAGCATTAGGCATGTAACATGCACTGGGCTATAACTAGGTTCTGAATGGCAGACAGTATATAGCTGGTGCAACTGAACTTGGCCTGTCCGGCTCATTTAGTGGTAGCTGTACAGTAGTCTTTCTTTAGATCATATTAAAGATGTTAATTGTTTATAGAAACATTTGCTGCTATAAGATCTTAAAAGGGCAGATGTCATGCTCTGTGTTACAGAAGGAGAAATCAAACCAATGCTAAAACGTAGGGGAAAAAAGGCTACACAGAACATGCTGTTTCTCCATGTTGTCCTGTCCGGCAGTGTGGCTTTGTTAGACCGGTGGAGGATGTGAAGTTGTAAATAGGATTCTCAGCagctccctgcccctctctgctcttccGCAGCAGGGCTTTTGTCCTCATTGAGTCGCAAAGAACAGGAACACCAATCCCCCCCACCCGAGTAACGTCACCAGATTACAGTGTAATAGTGATgtgtaaataacaataaaaatgaatgttattaTAAACTGGGATGTGTCGTTTGAGTTTgttgtacattgtttttttttttagaacctgtaattgaaattatttgaaagttttctgttttcatcatCTTCAAGTTGTCCATTATTGGGAAGAATGtgaaatttttaaaagatgtgCCAATCCACCAAGGAAGAATGTCCTTGGGTAATTTATAACTTTATGTGGCATTCATTCAGTCTAAAAACACTGATTGCTTATTGAACATATTGATTGAACTGGGCATTGTCATCATGTAAGGCTTGGAGGCGTTGACTTGGCCCTTTGGAGGTTATGCCTGTAAAAGGTCTGTGCtgacatgtatgcatgtgtgagcaaTGTAATTAACTCAGAAATGAGAGAAGCTCTCTATGTAATTTTCTGTCACCCCTGACCAGTAATTACACAAACTGCTGTCTCTTAACAACTATGAAGGATTTCTCTGATGCTATCATGGTGTGTACTTTCAGTTTTGAAGCtcttatgtaaaaaaaaaaagccatagCACTATATTAGCATTAGCTCAGTGGTTTCAAGTTCAGCTCTTcaaatgtgacttttttaactgtaaaaattattt
Encoded here:
- the LOC118796525 gene encoding oxidation resistance protein 1-like isoform X3: MFLSRRVKEEKQLTPKYSYALVVSVAEYRRRVNALNSEDLRSLCRRLQITTKEDLNSNHGPSIQTELEPETFRPNLSEPSDLLQADQIEKLAKNLPPRTIGYPWNLAFSTSKHGMSLKTLYRTMQGQDTPVLLVIKDSDGQVFGALASEPFKVSDGFYGTGETFLFTFCPDFEVFKWTGDNMFFIKGDMDSLAFGGGGGEFGLWLDGDLYHGRSHSCKTFGNPMLSKKEDFFVQDIEIWSFE